The genomic region TTGACGTTCACGATGAGGTCGGCGCTTTCCCTTTTAATTGGAAAAGTGTCCAAGTCCGCCAGGGCGGGCCATATCGCGCCGCAGGGGCGTTCAACCAGCTTTGTCAGGGCGGCGATTGCTTCGCGTGAATAATCGATTGCTACGACATGCAATCCGTGGTCCGCGAGAATCACGCTGTGCCGTCCGCGCCCTGCGGCGACGTCGATGGCGAGCCCCGCGTGCACAAGCCGCGGCAGCATCTCTTTCACGAACGGTTCCGGCTCACCGCCGGCTTCGCGCCCGCGATGTCGAT from Candidatus Binataceae bacterium harbors:
- a CDS encoding class I SAM-dependent methyltransferase produces the protein MSTHPPRDGWNDRHRGREAGGEPEPFVKEMLPRLVHAGLAIDVAAGRGRHSVILADHGLHVVAIDYSREAIAALTKLVERPCGAIWPALADLDTFPIKRESADLIVNVNYLARGLFPKFIQALKPGGMLLVDTFLIDQAALGHPRNPRFMLDHYELLALLERLQILCYREGLAVYPDQTKAWRASALARRKEHN